Proteins found in one Labeo rohita strain BAU-BD-2019 chromosome 11, IGBB_LRoh.1.0, whole genome shotgun sequence genomic segment:
- the LOC127173316 gene encoding E3 ubiquitin-protein ligase RNF12-B: protein MAPKPESPVMIAEMNIMDRAIPLEFTAPIISPNSPEPPLVPSSLPEPPLVPSSLPEPPLVPPSLPEPPLVPSSLPEHPLVPSSLPEPPLVPSSLPDPPLVPPSLLNPPLVPPSLPESSQVAATESSQIAAAFPEASQVPESRQVAAAATEPSQATAVVPESSHVTAESSHVTAESSHVTAESSHVTSRLSQVTSRLSQVTSWLHLLSQIKFLVLFISQDKVQLALQSRSSAQLALQSRSSAQLALQSRSSAQLALQSRSSAQLALQSRSSAQLALLSRLLLQRALLSRRFIQRSLGLAVL, encoded by the exons ATGGCCCCCAAGCCTGAGTCCCCAgtcatgattgctgaaatgaacattatgGACAGGGCAATCCCACTGGAGTTCACTGCTCCTATTATCTCCCCTAATtctcctgagcctccgctggttccgtccagccttcctgagcctccgctggttccgtccagccttcctgagcctccgctggttccgcccagccttcctgagcctccgctggttccgtccagccttcctgagcatccgctggttccgtccagccttcctgagcctccgctggttccgtccagccttcctgatcctccgctggttccgcccagccttcttaaccctccgctggttccgcccagccttcctgagtcaagtcaa gtTGCAGCTactgaatcaagtcaaattgcagctgcgtttcccgaggcaagtcaagttcctgagtcacgtcaagttgcagctgcagctactgagccaagtcaagccacggctgtggttcctgagtcaagtcacgtcacggctgagtcaagtcacgtcacggctgagtcaagtcacgtcacggctgagtcaagtcacgtcacgtcacggctgagtcaagtcacgtcacggctgagtcaagtcacgtcatgGCTACATCTCCTGAGTCAAATCAAGTTCCTGGTGCTTTTCATAAGCCAAGACAAagtccagctcgccctccagagccggagctctgcccagctcgccctccagagccggagctctgcccagctcgccctccagagccggagctctgcccagctcgccctccagagccggagctctgcccagctcgccctccagagccggagctctgcccagctcgccctcctgagtcggctcctccttcagcgcgccctcctgagccggcgcTTCATCCAGCGCTCTCTAGGGCTGGCAGTACTgtaa